A stretch of Deinococcus fonticola DNA encodes these proteins:
- a CDS encoding FeoA family protein has protein sequence MDDVPLATLHPGQSGHVVSLDREHPLRRRLLELGFVRGARVTVVRCAPMGDPTELRIGGSALALRRADLHGITVRQ, from the coding sequence ATGGATGACGTGCCTCTCGCTACGCTGCACCCCGGCCAGTCCGGTCACGTCGTCTCGCTAGACCGGGAGCACCCGCTGCGCCGCCGCCTGCTGGAACTGGGCTTCGTGCGCGGTGCCAGGGTCACGGTGGTGCGCTGCGCCCCCATGGGCGACCCCACCGAACTGCGGATCGGTGGCAGCGCCCTGGCCCTGCGCCGGGCCGACCTGCACGGCATCACGGTGCGGCAGTGA